In a single window of the Amycolatopsis sp. cg5 genome:
- a CDS encoding class I SAM-dependent methyltransferase, translating to MPNSSCHRLVTFVEKLLGVSLPVGLRTWDGVRIGPAGAPTVVLRNRRALRRLLYSPGELGLARAYVSGDLDVEGDLTEGFRRIWALTRSGALSRVKLGPREWAEAVRLAASLGVLGLPPRPPAEEARLSGRLHSLLRDKAAIAHHYDTSNAFYQLLLDESMAYSSAYFRSEETSLAQAQWDKLEMICRKLDLRPGMRLLDVGCGWGSLLVHAAKHHGVEAVGITLSAEQLEHIRGRLAEHDLTDRVEVRRQDYRELTDEPFDAVSSIEMGEHVGEENYPTYTSTLFRMLKPEGRLVLQQMSRGAVAPGGGAFIERYIAPDMTMRPLSRTLGHIESAGFEIRDVHAMREHYVDTVRAWTATLESRWDDAVALIGEAGARVWRLYLVGGAMAFEENRMGVDQILAVRPTDEGSSGMPATREFA from the coding sequence ATGCCGAACAGCAGCTGCCATCGCCTCGTGACATTCGTGGAGAAACTTCTCGGGGTTTCGCTCCCGGTTGGCCTTCGTACCTGGGACGGCGTGCGGATTGGTCCGGCCGGCGCGCCGACCGTGGTGCTGCGCAACCGCAGGGCGCTGCGCCGCCTGCTCTACTCCCCCGGCGAGCTCGGGCTCGCGCGCGCGTACGTCTCCGGCGACCTCGACGTCGAAGGTGATCTCACCGAGGGTTTCCGCCGCATCTGGGCGCTCACCCGATCCGGTGCGCTCAGCCGGGTGAAGCTCGGACCGCGTGAGTGGGCCGAAGCCGTCCGACTGGCCGCCTCGCTGGGCGTGCTCGGGCTGCCGCCGCGTCCGCCCGCGGAAGAGGCGCGCTTGTCGGGCAGGCTGCACAGCCTGTTGCGCGACAAGGCCGCGATCGCACACCACTACGACACGAGCAACGCGTTCTACCAGCTGTTGCTCGACGAATCCATGGCTTACTCGTCCGCGTACTTCCGCTCGGAGGAGACCTCGCTGGCGCAGGCGCAGTGGGACAAGCTGGAGATGATCTGCCGCAAGCTGGACCTGCGCCCCGGCATGCGCCTGCTGGACGTCGGCTGCGGCTGGGGCTCCCTGCTCGTCCACGCCGCGAAGCACCACGGCGTCGAAGCCGTCGGCATCACGCTGTCCGCGGAGCAGCTGGAGCACATCCGGGGACGGCTCGCCGAGCACGATCTCACCGATCGGGTGGAAGTCCGCCGCCAGGACTACCGCGAGCTGACCGACGAGCCGTTCGACGCCGTCTCGTCCATAGAGATGGGTGAGCACGTCGGCGAGGAGAACTACCCGACGTACACGAGCACGCTGTTCCGCATGCTCAAGCCCGAGGGCAGGCTGGTGCTGCAGCAGATGTCACGTGGCGCGGTGGCGCCGGGCGGCGGCGCGTTCATCGAGCGGTACATCGCGCCGGACATGACCATGCGGCCGCTGTCCCGGACGCTGGGGCACATCGAGTCGGCAGGCTTCGAAATCCGCGACGTGCACGCGATGCGCGAACACTATGTCGACACCGTGCGTGCTTGGACTGCCACACTGGAGTCACGCTGGGATGATGCGGTGGCGTTGATCGGCGAGGCGGGCGCGCGCGTGTGGCGGCTGTATCTCGTCGGCGGCGCGATGGCCTTCGAAGAGAACAGGATGGGCGTGGATCAAATTCTCGCGGTGCGGCCGACGGACGAGGGATCGAGCGGGATGCCGGCCACCCGCGAGTTCGCATGA
- a CDS encoding NAD(P)/FAD-dependent oxidoreductase encodes MQTSKQRIGVVGGGVAGLTAAYLLQRRYDVLLFEADDRLGGHAHTHDVPSAHGGTVGVDSGFIVHNERTYPYLLRLFGELGVRTQDTEMSMSIRCDGCGLQYAGAKGVRGMFAQPRNLGRAKYLRMLAEVKRFHLHAHRLLSATDAGDVTIGAFLAIGGYTKYFVDHFMLPVVSTVWSADRADTLRYPARYLFEFLRNHGMLSIGDSPQWRTVTGGSREYVERAAKQLTAVHLSTPVRSVSRTVWGVEVRDDADTVHALDHVVIAAHADQALGMLAKPTAAESELLGSFRYSANEAWLHTHDAILPSARAARAGWNYSAAECGAHQGAVQVSYDMNRLMCLDEPKGYVVTLNPASPPPESSVIAKMNYEHPVYTPESVAAQRRLPELNDGKLAFAGAYQGWGFHEDGCASGVRAAASFGVDW; translated from the coding sequence GTGCAGACATCCAAGCAACGCATCGGCGTGGTCGGCGGCGGGGTGGCCGGGCTGACCGCGGCCTACCTGCTGCAACGGCGCTACGACGTCCTGCTGTTCGAGGCCGACGACCGGCTCGGCGGGCACGCCCACACGCACGACGTGCCCAGCGCGCACGGCGGCACCGTCGGCGTCGACTCCGGGTTCATCGTGCACAACGAGCGCACGTACCCGTACCTGTTGCGCCTGTTCGGCGAGCTCGGCGTGCGCACGCAGGACACCGAGATGTCGATGAGCATCCGCTGCGACGGCTGCGGTCTGCAGTACGCGGGCGCCAAGGGCGTGCGCGGCATGTTCGCCCAGCCGCGCAACCTGGGCCGCGCGAAATATCTGCGCATGCTCGCCGAGGTCAAGCGCTTCCACCTGCACGCGCACCGGCTCTTGAGCGCCACGGACGCCGGTGACGTCACCATCGGCGCCTTCCTCGCCATCGGCGGGTACACGAAGTACTTCGTCGACCACTTCATGCTTCCGGTGGTCTCGACCGTGTGGTCGGCGGACCGTGCGGACACCCTGCGTTACCCGGCGCGGTACCTCTTCGAGTTCCTGCGCAACCACGGGATGCTCTCGATCGGCGATTCGCCGCAATGGCGCACGGTCACCGGCGGCTCCCGCGAATACGTCGAGCGGGCGGCCAAGCAGCTCACCGCGGTGCATCTGTCCACCCCGGTGCGCAGCGTCTCGCGCACGGTCTGGGGCGTGGAGGTCCGCGACGACGCCGACACCGTGCACGCGCTCGACCATGTTGTCATCGCGGCGCACGCGGATCAGGCTTTGGGCATGCTCGCCAAGCCGACGGCCGCCGAGTCCGAACTGCTCGGCTCGTTCCGCTACTCCGCCAACGAAGCGTGGCTGCACACGCACGACGCGATCCTGCCGTCGGCGCGGGCGGCACGGGCAGGCTGGAACTACTCGGCCGCCGAATGCGGCGCGCACCAGGGCGCCGTCCAGGTCAGCTACGACATGAACCGGCTGATGTGCCTGGACGAGCCGAAGGGGTACGTCGTCACGCTCAACCCGGCCAGCCCGCCGCCCGAGTCGTCGGTCATCGCGAAGATGAACTACGAGCACCCGGTCTACACGCCCGAATCCGTCGCGGCACAGCGGCGGCTGCCCGAGCTCAACGACGGCAAGCTCGCCTTCGCGGGCGCCTATCAGGGCTGGGGTTTCCACGAAGACGGTTGCGCGTCCGGGGTGCGCGCGGCGGCATCGTTCGGAGTGGACTGGTGA